A genomic window from Acinetobacter lwoffii includes:
- the mrcB gene encoding penicillin-binding protein 1B, translating into MKSERGMGFLALIFSIIVISIFVAFSIYLIRLDNIVRDKFEGQRWDIPAKVFARPMEVYVNAPVSLQDFQQELKLLGYKNSDSYTKSGNFVSTGNTLYVHTRGFDFGDRVEPEQILKVSFSGEQIAEVSATKPSSSGIARLEPLLIGGIYPQHNEDRVLIKLNKVPKPLIEALIATEDRKFYEHHGVSPRGIARAVVSNITGGKRQGGSTLTQQLVKNFYLTPERTLKRKVNEAFMAMLIELHYDKNEILEAYLNEVNLGQNGNYSINGYGLASQFYFGLPLRELNISQQAFLVGLVQGPSLYNPWRNPESAKKRRDIVLNNMLVMGYLTQEQYEKETARPLNVISKPTLGPARFPDFLDIVRRQLRTDYQETDLTNQGLRIFTTLDPLAQTRIQDSFKETVARLSKSNPGRLKDLQGAVLVSHPENGELVAAVGSTQDFTGFNRAVDAKRQVGSLLKPVIYLSALESNRYHWASPIEDSEISIKSDGKTWTPKNYSGRGHGVIPMSQALSQSYNLSTVRLAQEFGLSTFINHLKKFGVTSDIPSYPSIYLGAVDMSPMEVMNIYGNFATGGFKYPTKAIRSVVDANGRSLDRYSLSVQPTIDPASAYALNYGLQQVMSNGTGRAAYNSLPRSLNLAGKSGTTNDSRDSWFAGYSGNYMTVVWLGLDDNKVTGLTGSSGALPVWTNVMKQLRQKPVNLPQPNEIEWHWLDRYTGLLSAQGCEGAMYIPISRHALPNQATACGISHYVTEPYDIDSEPAPSDAEQDDMSRYIQESETEIERDLESETRIIASGSYSH; encoded by the coding sequence ATGAAATCTGAACGTGGCATGGGGTTTCTTGCCTTAATTTTTTCTATTATTGTCATTTCTATCTTTGTAGCATTTAGTATCTATTTGATTAGATTAGACAATATTGTACGCGACAAGTTTGAAGGTCAGCGCTGGGATATTCCGGCCAAGGTCTTCGCACGTCCGATGGAAGTGTACGTGAATGCCCCAGTCAGCCTGCAGGATTTCCAACAAGAATTAAAATTACTCGGTTATAAAAATTCGGATAGTTATACTAAATCAGGCAACTTTGTCAGCACTGGCAATACCCTGTATGTGCATACACGCGGCTTTGATTTTGGTGACCGGGTTGAACCGGAACAAATATTGAAAGTCAGTTTCAGCGGTGAACAGATTGCAGAAGTCAGCGCGACCAAACCCTCTTCAAGCGGGATTGCGCGTTTAGAACCTTTATTAATAGGCGGGATTTATCCGCAACATAACGAAGACCGTGTGCTGATTAAGCTAAATAAAGTGCCTAAGCCCTTGATCGAAGCGCTGATCGCGACCGAAGATCGTAAGTTCTATGAGCATCATGGGGTTTCACCGCGTGGTATTGCACGTGCCGTGGTCAGCAATATTACCGGTGGTAAACGTCAGGGTGGTTCAACCTTGACCCAGCAATTGGTTAAAAATTTCTATTTGACCCCTGAGCGCACTTTAAAACGTAAAGTGAATGAAGCCTTTATGGCGATGCTGATTGAATTGCATTATGACAAAAATGAAATTCTGGAAGCTTATCTGAATGAGGTAAATCTGGGCCAGAATGGTAACTACTCCATTAATGGTTATGGTCTGGCATCGCAGTTTTATTTTGGCCTGCCACTGCGTGAACTGAATATTTCCCAGCAAGCATTTCTGGTGGGTTTAGTCCAAGGTCCAAGCCTATATAATCCATGGCGCAATCCTGAAAGTGCGAAAAAACGTCGTGATATCGTTCTGAATAATATGCTGGTGATGGGCTATCTGACTCAGGAACAATATGAAAAAGAAACCGCACGTCCGTTAAATGTCATTTCCAAACCGACTTTAGGCCCTGCCCGCTTCCCGGATTTTCTGGATATCGTACGTCGTCAATTACGCACAGATTATCAGGAAACCGATCTGACCAATCAGGGTCTGCGAATTTTCACCACTTTAGATCCTTTAGCCCAAACCAGAATTCAGGACAGCTTTAAAGAGACGGTGGCGCGTTTAAGTAAATCCAATCCAGGTCGCCTGAAAGATTTACAGGGCGCAGTATTGGTATCGCATCCGGAAAATGGTGAGCTGGTGGCCGCGGTGGGTTCGACTCAAGATTTTACCGGCTTTAACCGTGCAGTCGATGCCAAGCGTCAAGTCGGTTCCCTGCTAAAACCGGTGATCTACCTGAGTGCCCTGGAATCGAACCGTTATCACTGGGCAAGCCCAATTGAAGACAGTGAAATCAGCATCAAGAGTGATGGCAAAACCTGGACGCCGAAAAACTATAGTGGTCGCGGACATGGTGTCATTCCAATGTCACAAGCCTTATCGCAATCTTATAACCTGTCCACTGTGCGTTTAGCACAAGAATTTGGTCTGTCCACCTTTATTAATCATCTGAAAAAATTTGGTGTGACCTCAGATATTCCATCTTATCCATCGATTTACTTGGGTGCGGTAGATATGTCCCCGATGGAAGTGATGAATATTTACGGCAACTTTGCTACAGGCGGCTTTAAATACCCAACCAAAGCCATCCGCTCTGTGGTGGATGCCAACGGCCGCTCTCTGGATCGTTATAGCCTGAGTGTACAACCGACCATTGATCCAGCTTCTGCTTATGCCCTGAATTATGGCTTACAACAGGTCATGTCGAATGGTACAGGTCGTGCAGCCTATAACAGCTTACCACGCAGTCTGAATCTTGCTGGTAAGTCCGGTACTACGAATGACAGCCGTGACTCATGGTTTGCCGGATACTCAGGTAATTATATGACCGTGGTTTGGCTCGGTCTGGATGACAACAAAGTCACTGGCTTAACCGGTTCTTCAGGTGCCCTGCCCGTTTGGACCAATGTCATGAAACAGTTGCGCCAGAAACCGGTGAATCTGCCACAGCCGAATGAAATCGAATGGCATTGGCTGGATCGTTATACTGGTTTATTGTCTGCACAAGGCTGTGAAGGCGCCATGTATATCCCGATTTCGCGTCATGCCCTGCCAAATCAGGCGACTGCCTGCGGCATCTCGCACTATGTGACGGAACCTTATGATATTGATTCAGAACCTGCGCCATCTGATGCTGAACAGGATGATATGAGTCGCTACATACAAGAAAGTGAAACAGAAATAGAACGCGATCTTGAGAGCGAAACCCGTATTATCGCCAGTGGAAGTTATAGCCATTAA
- a CDS encoding NAD(+) kinase, translating into MISRIRSGATTLVQISHKTFRNIGLIGRPDKSSVVETLCLIHDHLLNLGLHPVFDAATAELVPYQNTQTVSRALLGEVVDLVIVVGGDGSLLHAARALVKYNTPVIGVNRGRLGFLTDIKPTEVIFKLDQVLKGDFQTERRFLLEVEIRSKGEVIYDAIALNDVVLHSGKSVHMIDFELNIDGQYVYRQHSDGLIVSTPTGSTAYALSGGGPIVHPSMDAIALVPMHPHTLSSRPIVVGGHSEIKLLIRENRVLPMVSADGQHSVSLNVGDSVHIRKHPFKLNLLHPPGYDFYNACRTKLGWNQDFDYFKQD; encoded by the coding sequence ATGATAAGCAGGATTCGTAGCGGAGCGACGACACTGGTGCAAATTTCCCATAAGACCTTTCGAAATATCGGGTTAATAGGACGTCCTGATAAATCGTCGGTGGTTGAAACCTTATGCCTTATTCACGATCATCTTCTCAATTTAGGCCTACACCCAGTTTTTGATGCAGCGACAGCTGAACTTGTTCCCTATCAAAATACCCAAACCGTCAGTCGTGCCTTATTGGGTGAGGTGGTGGATCTGGTGATTGTCGTGGGCGGTGACGGCTCGCTATTACATGCAGCACGCGCCTTGGTCAAGTACAATACCCCGGTGATCGGGGTTAACCGTGGTCGTCTGGGTTTTTTAACGGATATCAAGCCGACTGAAGTGATATTCAAGCTGGATCAGGTATTAAAGGGTGACTTTCAGACTGAGCGACGCTTTTTACTCGAAGTCGAAATTCGCTCCAAAGGTGAAGTGATTTACGATGCCATTGCTCTAAATGATGTGGTGCTACATTCAGGGAAATCGGTACATATGATCGATTTTGAACTGAATATTGATGGACAATATGTCTATCGTCAGCACAGCGATGGCCTGATAGTCTCTACGCCGACTGGTTCTACGGCTTATGCGCTTTCTGGTGGTGGCCCGATTGTACATCCAAGTATGGATGCGATTGCCTTGGTACCGATGCATCCGCATACCTTGTCTTCACGCCCGATTGTGGTCGGTGGACATAGTGAAATTAAATTACTGATTCGTGAAAATCGCGTACTGCCGATGGTTAGTGCGGATGGACAACACAGTGTGTCTTTGAATGTGGGTGATAGCGTCCATATTCGCAAGCATCCCTTTAAACTGAATCTTCTGCATCCACCGGGTTATGACTTTTATAATGCCTGTCGAACCAAACTGGGGTGGAATCAGGACTTTGATTATTTTAAGCAGGATTAA
- a CDS encoding YeaC family protein: MNIEQMLAVLNPEIVERLRTAVEIGKWPNGVALTPEQRQTCMQAVYAWEMKNLPENERSGYIDRGTKEEGEECDDDHHKNEPEFKPIRFV; the protein is encoded by the coding sequence ATGAATATTGAACAAATGCTTGCCGTACTCAATCCTGAGATTGTTGAACGCCTAAGAACAGCAGTCGAAATTGGAAAGTGGCCAAACGGTGTAGCCTTGACACCAGAACAACGTCAGACCTGTATGCAGGCAGTGTATGCCTGGGAAATGAAAAACCTGCCTGAAAATGAGCGCAGCGGTTATATCGATCGCGGTACTAAAGAAGAGGGTGAAGAGTGTGATGATGATCATCACAAGAATGAACCTGAATTCAAGCCGATTCGTTTTGTTTAA
- a CDS encoding glycosyl transferase family protein, with the protein MNTKRNIYKDFEHPFAQYVRIVGKGKNGARSLSYDEAYQAFSMILKNEVLDVQLGAFLMLLRVKEESVDELAGFVQATRDQLSFKKLDVDLDWSSYAGKRKHYPWFILAALTLAKHGYNIVMHGASGHTMNRVYTEQVLTYLGYPICQNDAEVEQQLQQQHFAYIPLEVISPILADLIALRNVMGLRSPIHTLARLINPFNAKATLQAIFHPAYRGSHQQAAFRLGYKNSAVIKGEGGEFERNPDAKTLICGIKDGLLYEHELPKLTDNRSPIEEELDLALFKAVWDGQQSHDYGEIAVIETMGIALYTMGVCDSFEAAMQKAKILWANRHTV; encoded by the coding sequence ATGAATACCAAAAGAAATATCTATAAAGATTTCGAACATCCCTTTGCCCAATATGTACGCATTGTGGGTAAAGGGAAAAATGGCGCCCGCTCCCTCAGCTATGATGAAGCCTATCAAGCCTTCAGTATGATTTTGAAAAATGAAGTGCTGGATGTGCAGTTAGGTGCATTCTTGATGTTATTGCGGGTCAAGGAAGAATCTGTAGATGAGTTGGCCGGTTTCGTACAGGCGACACGTGACCAGCTGAGTTTCAAAAAACTGGATGTCGATCTGGATTGGTCGTCCTATGCGGGCAAGCGCAAACATTATCCATGGTTTATTCTGGCAGCGCTGACGCTGGCCAAGCATGGTTATAATATTGTGATGCATGGTGCCTCAGGCCATACCATGAACCGTGTTTACACCGAACAGGTGCTGACTTACTTAGGCTATCCAATCTGTCAAAATGATGCCGAGGTTGAACAGCAACTGCAACAACAGCATTTTGCCTATATTCCGCTAGAAGTGATTTCTCCGATTCTTGCAGACTTGATTGCGCTGCGTAATGTCATGGGGTTACGCTCCCCGATTCATACGCTGGCGCGTCTGATCAATCCGTTTAATGCCAAAGCGACCCTGCAAGCAATTTTCCATCCAGCGTATCGTGGTTCGCATCAGCAAGCGGCTTTCCGCTTAGGCTATAAAAATAGTGCCGTGATTAAAGGTGAAGGGGGCGAATTCGAGCGTAATCCGGATGCCAAAACGCTCATCTGTGGCATTAAAGATGGCCTGCTCTATGAGCATGAATTGCCAAAGCTCACTGACAACCGCAGTCCAATTGAAGAAGAACTGGATCTGGCGCTATTTAAGGCTGTCTGGGACGGTCAGCAAAGCCATGATTATGGCGAGATTGCAGTGATAGAAACTATGGGCATTGCGCTATATACCATGGGCGTGTGTGACAGCTTTGAAGCTGCGATGCAAAAAGCCAAAATCTTATGGGCGAATCGCCACACGGTTTAA
- a CDS encoding dicarboxylate/amino acid:cation symporter: MAKQPIYKSLYFQVIVAIIAGILVGHFSPSGTQIVNGVEQHVPGLGEQLKPLGDAFIRLIKMIIAPVIFCTVVSGIAGMESMKSVGKTGGVALLYFEIVSTIALVIGLVVINIVKPGVGMNVDPASLDTSGISKYVASGESQSTIDFLMNIIPNTVVGAFAEGEILQVLLFAIIFGFALHKLGDQGKPVLKLIDQISHVFFNIVNMVMKLAPIGAFGAMAFTIGKYGIGSLAQLAQLIICFYVTCVLFIFIVLGSIARFAGFSIMKMIRLIREELLIVLGTSSSESVLPRMLKKLELAGAEKSVVGLVIPTGYSFNLDGTSIYLTMAAIFIAQATNTQLDLSHQITLLLVLLISSKGAAGVTGSGFIVMAATLAAVGNIPVAGLALILGIDRFMSEARALTNLVGNSLATLVVAKWVGQLDMDKLNYALANPAEIDEKMAQEGNNAH; encoded by the coding sequence ATGGCGAAACAACCAATTTATAAGTCACTGTATTTTCAAGTGATTGTGGCCATTATCGCAGGTATTCTGGTCGGGCATTTTTCGCCTAGTGGTACGCAAATTGTCAATGGCGTAGAACAACATGTCCCTGGCTTGGGCGAACAGCTTAAACCGCTTGGTGATGCATTTATCCGTCTGATTAAAATGATCATCGCACCTGTGATTTTCTGTACCGTAGTGAGCGGTATTGCGGGTATGGAAAGCATGAAATCAGTGGGTAAAACTGGTGGTGTTGCTTTACTTTACTTCGAGATCGTATCTACGATTGCTTTGGTCATCGGTCTGGTCGTGATTAACATCGTGAAGCCTGGTGTGGGCATGAACGTTGATCCTGCTTCACTGGATACCAGTGGCATCAGTAAATATGTTGCTTCAGGTGAGTCACAATCGACTATCGACTTCCTGATGAACATTATTCCAAATACGGTTGTGGGCGCATTTGCAGAAGGCGAAATCCTGCAAGTTCTATTGTTCGCGATTATCTTTGGTTTTGCGCTGCATAAGCTAGGTGATCAAGGCAAGCCAGTCCTGAAACTCATTGACCAGATTTCACATGTATTCTTCAACATCGTGAATATGGTGATGAAACTTGCTCCAATTGGTGCATTTGGTGCAATGGCGTTTACAATTGGTAAATATGGTATTGGTTCTCTTGCTCAGCTGGCACAGTTGATCATTTGTTTCTATGTTACCTGCGTACTGTTTATTTTCATCGTATTGGGCTCAATTGCGCGTTTCGCAGGGTTCAGCATCATGAAGATGATCCGCCTGATTCGCGAAGAACTTCTGATTGTACTGGGGACGTCATCTTCAGAATCAGTACTGCCACGTATGTTGAAGAAACTGGAACTTGCCGGTGCTGAAAAATCAGTGGTAGGCCTGGTAATTCCAACTGGTTATTCATTTAACCTGGATGGTACGTCGATTTACTTGACGATGGCTGCGATCTTCATTGCACAAGCGACCAATACACAACTTGATTTGTCTCATCAAATTACGCTGCTTCTGGTACTTCTGATCTCATCTAAGGGTGCGGCAGGCGTGACTGGTTCAGGCTTTATTGTGATGGCGGCAACTTTGGCTGCTGTAGGGAATATTCCTGTTGCAGGTCTAGCATTGATTCTCGGTATCGATCGTTTCATGTCTGAAGCTCGTGCCTTGACCAATCTGGTCGGTAACTCTTTGGCGACTTTAGTGGTTGCGAAATGGGTGGGCCAGTTAGATATGGACAAGCTGAACTATGCTTTAGCAAATCCTGCAGAAATTGACGAAAAAATGGCACAAGAAGGCAATAACGCTCACTAA
- a CDS encoding acyl-CoA dehydrogenase family protein — protein sequence MLAYDADLELFRDNFKRFMNEHVAPYYDQWEREGLMPRSVWNALGENGFLCVDVPEEYGGYGVPTDYSLMLIEESARAGYSAIATGLSCHSDIAAPYILHIGTEEQKKYWLPKMVTGEVVGAIGMTEPGAGSDLQAMRTSAILHDEHYLLNGSKTFISNGQHADLVVLAVKTDPQARAKGVSLLLVDTHLEGFKKGTNLDKIGLHAQDTSELFFDNVKVPKEQLLGQPGQGFAYLMQELPRERTAIAATALGAIRGSIDVTTQYVKERQAFGQAIGQFQNTRFVLAQAKIDELATAAFYNQNLELYMQGKLDVETAAALKSFSTDMQMKIADNLLQLFGGYGYMTEYPISRFFVDARIQRIYGGTNEIMKEIVARGLLGR from the coding sequence ATGCTTGCCTACGATGCCGATCTAGAATTATTCCGCGATAATTTTAAACGCTTTATGAACGAACATGTCGCACCGTACTACGACCAGTGGGAACGTGAAGGTCTGATGCCGCGTTCAGTCTGGAATGCACTCGGTGAAAATGGCTTCTTGTGTGTCGATGTTCCAGAAGAATATGGTGGCTATGGGGTGCCGACCGATTATTCCTTGATGCTGATCGAAGAATCTGCACGTGCCGGATACAGTGCGATTGCCACAGGTCTGTCTTGTCATTCCGATATTGCAGCACCGTATATCCTGCATATCGGTACCGAAGAACAGAAAAAATACTGGTTACCAAAAATGGTCACCGGTGAAGTGGTCGGTGCGATCGGCATGACTGAACCGGGTGCTGGTTCAGATTTGCAAGCTATGCGCACCAGTGCCATCTTGCATGATGAACATTATCTGTTAAATGGCTCAAAAACCTTCATTTCCAATGGTCAGCATGCTGACTTAGTGGTGCTTGCCGTCAAAACCGATCCGCAAGCCCGTGCCAAAGGCGTTTCATTGTTGCTGGTCGATACCCATCTGGAAGGCTTTAAAAAAGGCACCAATTTGGACAAGATTGGTCTGCATGCTCAGGATACGTCTGAACTGTTCTTCGACAATGTCAAAGTGCCAAAGGAGCAATTACTGGGTCAGCCGGGACAGGGATTTGCTTACCTGATGCAGGAATTGCCGCGTGAGCGTACCGCCATTGCTGCCACCGCTCTAGGCGCCATTCGTGGATCTATTGATGTGACCACACAGTATGTGAAAGAGCGTCAGGCTTTTGGTCAGGCGATCGGTCAATTCCAGAATACCCGTTTTGTGCTTGCGCAAGCGAAAATTGATGAATTGGCGACCGCAGCATTTTATAACCAGAATCTTGAGCTTTATATGCAAGGGAAACTGGATGTAGAAACTGCAGCGGCATTGAAGAGCTTTTCTACCGATATGCAGATGAAAATCGCGGACAATCTCCTGCAATTATTTGGGGGTTATGGCTATATGACTGAATATCCAATTTCACGTTTCTTCGTTGATGCGCGGATCCAGCGGATTTATGGGGGTACCAATGAAATCATGAAGGAGATTGTGGCCCGCGGTCTGTTAGGGCGTTAA
- a CDS encoding DJ-1/PfpI family protein: MPKRIAVLLTNNFEDQEYLEPVAALLEAKHSICNIEFNVGKVVYGLHGCSAVTIDRGIEQISIDDFDALLIPGGESAVSLSTDMRVLQFIQAFNQAKKTIFSLCDASLLLCEADVLKNRIITSIRAHASRVQRAGGTYYDAELVNDNNQLISSRLPNDLPIFIHECLDVLKS; this comes from the coding sequence ATGCCAAAAAGAATAGCTGTACTTTTGACGAATAATTTTGAAGATCAGGAATATCTTGAACCCGTTGCGGCCTTGCTGGAAGCAAAGCATAGCATCTGTAATATTGAGTTTAATGTAGGAAAAGTGGTCTATGGTCTGCATGGCTGTTCTGCAGTGACGATTGACCGGGGCATCGAACAAATCAGTATTGATGATTTTGATGCCTTGCTGATCCCTGGCGGTGAATCTGCAGTTTCTTTATCTACCGATATGCGGGTGCTTCAATTTATCCAAGCTTTTAACCAGGCCAAGAAAACCATCTTTAGTTTATGTGATGCATCATTATTACTGTGCGAAGCAGATGTACTAAAAAATCGAATTATTACCAGTATTCGCGCGCATGCCAGTCGCGTACAACGTGCCGGTGGAACGTATTATGATGCGGAACTGGTGAATGACAATAATCAGTTGATTTCATCGCGCCTACCCAATGATTTACCCATTTTTATTCATGAATGTTTGGATGTTTTAAAATCATAA
- the pheA gene encoding prephenate dehydratase — MINDDQNTTTSLDLAKIREDIDSVDQQIQQLINRRARLAEAVAKAKFASEENPLFYRPEREAQVLRNVMERNEGPLSDTTMARLFREIMSACLALEAPQSIAFLGPVGTYTHSAVLKHFGHDAVVRPLPTIDEVFRDVEAGSAHYGLVPVENSSEGVVNHTLDCFKTSNLNVIGEVELPIHHQFLISENTRKDSIKQIYAHQQTLAQCRKWLDAHYPGVERVALSSNAEAARRIRNEWHSAAIASEIAASIYDLEIMHSNIEDNPENTTRFLVIGREKVPQSGNDKTSLLISAHDRAGALLEILAPFAKHNISLTSIETRPALPEKWAYVFFIDLEGHIEQEHVKAAIEEIRPLVKEVRVLGSYPAAVL, encoded by the coding sequence ATGATCAACGACGATCAAAACACCACGACTTCTCTTGATTTGGCAAAAATTCGTGAAGATATCGATTCTGTTGATCAGCAAATTCAGCAATTGATTAACCGTCGGGCACGTTTGGCTGAAGCTGTGGCAAAAGCAAAGTTTGCTTCAGAAGAGAATCCGCTGTTTTACCGTCCAGAACGTGAAGCTCAGGTTTTGCGTAATGTCATGGAACGTAATGAAGGGCCATTGTCTGATACCACCATGGCACGTCTGTTCCGTGAAATCATGTCGGCCTGTCTGGCACTTGAAGCTCCGCAAAGCATTGCTTTCTTGGGACCAGTCGGGACCTATACTCATTCTGCGGTACTCAAGCACTTTGGCCATGATGCTGTGGTTCGTCCTTTACCGACCATTGATGAAGTTTTCCGTGACGTGGAAGCGGGTAGTGCCCATTATGGTCTGGTGCCGGTAGAAAATTCCTCTGAAGGCGTGGTTAACCATACTTTAGACTGTTTCAAAACCTCGAACCTGAATGTGATTGGCGAAGTTGAATTACCGATTCACCATCAGTTCCTGATTTCTGAAAATACCCGTAAAGACAGCATCAAACAGATTTATGCGCATCAGCAGACTTTGGCACAGTGCCGTAAGTGGCTGGATGCGCATTATCCAGGCGTGGAACGTGTCGCTTTAAGCTCCAACGCAGAAGCAGCGCGCCGTATTCGTAATGAATGGCATTCTGCCGCGATTGCCTCTGAAATTGCTGCGAGTATCTATGATCTCGAAATCATGCATAGCAATATCGAGGACAATCCGGAAAATACCACACGCTTCCTGGTGATTGGTCGTGAAAAAGTGCCTCAAAGTGGTAATGACAAGACTTCATTACTAATCTCAGCGCATGATCGTGCCGGAGCTTTGCTGGAAATTCTGGCGCCGTTTGCCAAGCACAATATCAGTCTGACCAGTATTGAAACCCGGCCTGCACTTCCTGAAAAATGGGCTTATGTGTTCTTCATTGATCTTGAAGGCCATATTGAGCAGGAACACGTGAAAGCAGCCATTGAAGAAATTCGTCCTTTGGTTAAAGAAGTTCGCGTGCTCGGTTCATATCCTGCAGCTGTACTTTAA
- the hisC gene encoding histidinol-phosphate transaminase, with the protein MSFVPANSGISKLKPYQPGKPISELERELGLTDIVKLASNENPLGCSDKVKEAVAAEIAEIGRYPDGGGFILKDQIKTQFGFNHDQITLGNGSNDLLEMFARAFVSENDSVVYSQHAFAVYALVTQAINAQAIEVPAKGFSHDLEAMAAAIQDNTKLVFIANPNNPTGTWFEEAEFEAFMQKVPANVIVVLDEAYVEYFPENFNSLKFLAQYPNLIVSRTLSKCYGLAALRVGFALASVEVTDYLNRIRQPFNVNHLAMVAAVAALKDEDFIARSREVNKAGMAQLEAGFKALGLNYVPSRANFILVDVQADPSATFNGLLKQGVIVRPVGISNHIRVSIGTEAENAKFLSALAKVLGLEAKA; encoded by the coding sequence ATGTCGTTTGTTCCAGCCAATTCAGGCATCTCAAAATTAAAGCCATATCAACCGGGTAAACCGATCAGTGAACTTGAGCGCGAGTTGGGTCTTACCGATATCGTCAAACTGGCTTCAAATGAAAATCCGCTGGGTTGTTCAGATAAAGTCAAAGAAGCGGTCGCTGCGGAAATTGCTGAAATTGGCCGTTATCCAGATGGTGGTGGTTTTATCCTGAAAGATCAGATCAAAACCCAGTTTGGTTTTAATCATGATCAGATTACCTTGGGGAATGGTTCAAACGACTTACTGGAAATGTTTGCCCGTGCATTCGTTTCAGAAAATGATTCGGTGGTGTATAGCCAGCATGCTTTTGCGGTTTATGCATTGGTAACTCAAGCCATTAATGCGCAAGCGATTGAAGTACCAGCTAAAGGCTTCTCGCATGACTTGGAAGCAATGGCGGCTGCCATTCAGGACAACACCAAACTCGTTTTCATTGCAAACCCGAATAATCCAACCGGAACCTGGTTCGAAGAAGCTGAATTTGAAGCTTTCATGCAAAAAGTTCCTGCTAATGTCATCGTGGTTCTGGATGAAGCCTATGTGGAATATTTCCCGGAAAACTTCAACAGCTTGAAATTCCTTGCGCAATATCCAAACCTGATCGTTAGCCGTACTTTGTCGAAGTGTTATGGTTTGGCTGCACTACGTGTTGGTTTTGCTCTGGCTTCAGTTGAAGTGACAGATTACCTGAACCGTATTCGTCAACCATTTAATGTCAACCATTTAGCGATGGTCGCTGCGGTGGCTGCACTGAAAGATGAAGACTTTATCGCGCGTTCTCGTGAAGTGAATAAAGCCGGTATGGCGCAACTTGAAGCTGGCTTTAAGGCTTTGGGTCTTAACTATGTGCCTTCACGTGCCAACTTTATTCTGGTAGATGTACAGGCAGACCCATCAGCAACCTTCAATGGTTTGCTCAAACAAGGGGTGATTGTGCGTCCGGTTGGTATTTCAAATCACATTCGCGTATCGATTGGTACTGAAGCAGAAAATGCGAAATTCTTGAGCGCATTGGCTAAAGTACTCGGTTTAGAGGCAAAAGCTTAA